The proteins below come from a single Streptomyces sp. B3I8 genomic window:
- a CDS encoding signal peptidase I, with protein sequence MENGERGDDGAYANRNHAHAAEDGCTDDGVYVGSAGKDAVLDRGWLLGHFREPGDPRHSDAVEVKWGVHPRGERRAQWVEGEVRTALLVLISGRFRMEFPGRDVLLQEQGDYVVWSRGVDHSWVAEEESVVLTVRWPSVPGYAVPQPPREQEA encoded by the coding sequence ATGGAGAACGGCGAACGCGGGGACGACGGGGCGTACGCGAACCGCAACCACGCGCACGCGGCCGAAGACGGGTGTACGGACGACGGCGTGTACGTGGGCAGCGCGGGCAAGGACGCGGTGCTGGACCGGGGCTGGCTGCTGGGCCACTTCCGGGAACCGGGCGACCCCCGCCACAGCGACGCCGTCGAGGTCAAGTGGGGTGTCCACCCGCGCGGCGAACGCCGGGCCCAGTGGGTGGAGGGCGAGGTCCGCACCGCCCTCCTGGTACTGATCAGCGGCCGCTTCCGCATGGAGTTCCCCGGCCGTGACGTGCTCCTGCAGGAGCAGGGCGACTACGTCGTCTGGAGCCGGGGAGTGGACCACTCCTGGGTTGCGGAGGAGGAGTCGGTGGTGCTGACGGTGCGGTGGCCCTCCGTACCGGGGTACGCGGTGCCACAGCCGCCGCGGGAGCAGGAGGCGTGA
- a CDS encoding helix-turn-helix transcriptional regulator has product MPEHRQERAASAASAASAASAASAVPAVAREPQYMDRHPDRQPDYAQSVEYRKGTSRGAARLPHGFVLEPHSHTRGQLVYAASGALATATARGTWVAPANRVTWTPPRFAHSHRFYGETDVRLLTVPLDLCGQLVDHPSVFAVSPLLREALLALTGGKERRPGAHGRLLAVLVDELADAAEQSLHLPEASDDRLRTVTALLHEDPARPATLAALGRTVGASERTLSRLFHAELGMSFHRWRTTLRIHHALAHLAAGLSVTDTAVVCGWSNPSTFIDAFTEMVGQTPGRYRAGLRGARS; this is encoded by the coding sequence ATGCCGGAACACCGCCAGGAGCGTGCCGCGTCCGCCGCGTCCGCCGCGTCCGCCGCGTCCGCCGCGTCCGCCGTGCCCGCCGTGGCCCGGGAGCCGCAGTACATGGATCGGCACCCGGACCGACAACCGGACTACGCCCAGTCCGTCGAGTACCGGAAGGGGACGTCGCGCGGGGCCGCCCGCCTCCCGCACGGCTTCGTCCTCGAGCCGCACTCGCACACCAGGGGCCAGCTCGTGTACGCCGCCTCGGGCGCGCTGGCCACGGCGACGGCACGGGGGACGTGGGTCGCGCCCGCCAACAGGGTCACCTGGACGCCGCCGCGGTTCGCCCACTCCCACCGCTTCTACGGGGAGACGGACGTGCGTCTCCTCACCGTCCCGCTCGACCTGTGCGGGCAGCTCGTGGACCATCCCAGCGTCTTCGCGGTCAGCCCGCTGCTGCGTGAGGCGCTGCTCGCGCTCACCGGCGGGAAGGAGCGCAGGCCGGGTGCGCACGGGCGGCTGCTCGCCGTCCTCGTGGACGAACTCGCCGATGCCGCCGAGCAGTCGCTGCACCTTCCGGAGGCGAGCGACGACCGGCTGCGCACCGTCACCGCCCTCCTCCACGAGGACCCGGCCCGGCCCGCCACCCTGGCCGCGCTGGGCCGGACGGTGGGCGCGAGCGAGCGCACGCTCAGCCGGCTGTTCCACGCCGAGCTGGGCATGAGCTTCCACCGCTGGCGCACCACACTGCGCATCCACCATGCCCTCGCCCACCTCGCCGCCGGCCTGTCCGTCACCGACACCGCTGTGGTGTGCGGCTGGTCCAACCCCTCCACCTTCATCGACGCGTTCACCGAGATGGTCGGGCAGACACCGGGCCGATACCGGGCGGGGCTGCGCGGCGCCCGGTCGTAG
- a CDS encoding 4-hydroxybenzoate 3-monooxygenase, producing the protein MSSAHDSTTPESTPHDSTTHENTTVVIVGAGVAGLTLGNFLLRNGVDCVVLEKHSRAYVEGRQRAGTIDTFGVRMFREWGLEEVLAGDSVPESDFDFYIDGHAMSADMGDDNDEALYCPQQVLVRNLTDVFLRDGGDLRYEAADVSPENLTGERPVVRYRDADGVDRALDCDFVAGCDGFHGVSRRSIPAAALTEYSHAYGYNWLSVLAAVPTDPAAMAIHPRGLAGMIPRGSQATRLYLQCAVEDTAEQWPDERIWSELEARFEIPVPTGEIVEKRIVPLRSVVFDPMSHGGLYLLGDAAHIVPPMSAKGIHLALHDTQVFARAVIRAVKEGDRGLLDTYSETCLPHIWNYQAFATWITEVMHNAGDTRHEGEFRKQIARAELQRQFTSDAANRLFGELTAGVN; encoded by the coding sequence ATGAGCTCAGCCCACGACAGCACCACCCCCGAGAGCACCCCCCACGACAGCACCACCCACGAGAACACGACCGTCGTCATCGTCGGGGCCGGTGTCGCCGGTCTCACGCTCGGCAACTTCCTGCTGCGCAACGGCGTCGACTGCGTCGTGCTGGAGAAGCACTCCCGCGCCTACGTCGAGGGACGCCAGCGCGCCGGGACCATCGACACCTTCGGCGTGCGCATGTTCCGCGAGTGGGGCCTGGAGGAGGTCCTCGCGGGCGACTCCGTACCCGAGAGCGACTTCGACTTCTACATCGACGGCCATGCCATGTCGGCCGACATGGGCGACGACAACGACGAGGCCCTCTACTGCCCCCAGCAGGTGCTTGTCCGCAACCTCACGGACGTCTTCCTCCGGGACGGCGGGGATCTGCGGTACGAGGCCGCCGACGTGTCCCCGGAGAACCTGACGGGGGAGCGCCCCGTGGTGCGGTACCGGGACGCCGACGGCGTGGACCGGGCCTTGGACTGCGACTTCGTCGCCGGGTGCGACGGCTTTCACGGGGTGAGCCGGCGCAGCATCCCCGCCGCCGCGCTGACCGAGTACTCCCACGCGTACGGGTACAACTGGCTCAGCGTCCTGGCCGCCGTCCCGACCGACCCGGCGGCCATGGCGATCCACCCGCGCGGTCTGGCCGGCATGATCCCTCGCGGCTCGCAGGCCACCCGGCTGTATCTGCAGTGCGCGGTCGAGGACACCGCCGAGCAGTGGCCGGACGAGCGGATCTGGAGCGAACTGGAGGCCCGCTTCGAGATACCCGTGCCGACCGGCGAGATCGTCGAGAAGCGGATCGTCCCCCTGCGCAGCGTGGTGTTCGACCCGATGAGTCACGGCGGGCTGTATCTGCTGGGGGACGCCGCCCATATCGTCCCGCCGATGAGCGCGAAGGGCATCCACCTCGCCCTCCACGACACGCAGGTCTTCGCCCGCGCCGTCATCCGCGCGGTCAAGGAGGGCGACCGCGGTCTCCTCGACACCTACTCCGAGACCTGCCTGCCCCACATCTGGAACTACCAGGCGTTCGCCACCTGGATCACGGAGGTCATGCACAACGCCGGGGACACCCGTCACGAGGGCGAGTTCCGCAAGCAGATCGCCCGCGCCGAACTGCAGCGCCAGTTCACCTCCGACGCCGCGAACAGACTCTTCGGCGAACTCACCGCCGGCGTCAACTAG
- a CDS encoding phosphatidylserine/phosphatidylglycerophosphate/cardiolipin synthase family protein, which produces MTVAEQRPHVDRAGTGTGAGVQRLRRRLERLIGVAATEGNELIALRNGDEIFPAMLEAIRAAEYTIDMMTFVYWRGQIARDFAAALAERARAGVRVRLLLDGFGAKRIEQDLLDDMDAAGVQVAWFRKPLRLSPLKQNHRCHRKALIVDEHTAFTGGVGIAEEWCGDARNPDEWRDTHVKVHGPALDGIAAAFAQNWAECHDELYDDRDRFTEHAQPGTSVVQVVRGSASFGWQDMQTLIRVMLTSAEQRFRLATAYFAPDIYFIDLLCATARRGVRVEILLPGPHTDQRACQLAGQHHYGRLLDAGVEIHQYQPTMMHAKIITVDGLAALIGSTNFNRRSMDHDEEVMLAVLDPEFTAGLDRDFDADLKRSTTIDRTRWHHRAVRQRLRETAVHPIRRFL; this is translated from the coding sequence ATGACCGTCGCCGAACAGCGCCCCCACGTCGACCGTGCCGGAACCGGGACCGGGGCCGGTGTCCAGCGGCTGCGCCGCCGCCTGGAGCGGCTGATCGGCGTCGCCGCCACGGAGGGGAACGAACTGATCGCACTGCGCAACGGGGACGAGATCTTCCCCGCCATGCTGGAGGCGATACGGGCCGCCGAGTACACGATCGACATGATGACGTTCGTGTACTGGCGGGGGCAGATCGCCCGCGACTTCGCCGCCGCCCTCGCCGAACGGGCCCGCGCCGGTGTACGGGTACGGCTGCTGCTGGACGGCTTCGGCGCCAAGCGGATCGAGCAGGACCTCCTGGACGACATGGACGCCGCCGGCGTGCAGGTCGCCTGGTTCCGCAAGCCGCTACGGCTGTCACCGCTGAAGCAGAACCACCGCTGCCACCGCAAGGCCCTGATCGTCGACGAGCACACGGCCTTCACCGGGGGCGTCGGCATAGCCGAGGAGTGGTGCGGCGACGCCCGCAACCCCGACGAGTGGCGCGACACCCACGTCAAGGTGCACGGCCCGGCCCTGGACGGCATCGCCGCCGCCTTCGCCCAGAACTGGGCCGAGTGTCACGACGAGCTGTACGACGACCGGGACCGTTTCACCGAGCACGCCCAGCCCGGTACGTCCGTCGTGCAGGTGGTGCGCGGGTCGGCCAGTTTCGGCTGGCAGGACATGCAGACCCTCATCCGCGTCATGCTGACCTCCGCCGAGCAGCGCTTCCGGCTGGCCACCGCCTACTTCGCCCCGGACATCTACTTCATCGACCTGCTCTGCGCCACCGCCCGGCGCGGTGTGCGGGTGGAGATCCTGCTGCCCGGCCCGCACACCGACCAGCGCGCCTGCCAGTTGGCGGGCCAGCACCACTACGGCCGCCTGCTCGACGCGGGCGTCGAGATCCACCAGTACCAGCCGACCATGATGCACGCGAAGATCATCACGGTGGACGGCCTGGCCGCCCTCATCGGCTCGACCAACTTCAACCGGCGTTCCATGGACCACGACGAGGAGGTCATGCTCGCCGTCCTGGACCCGGAGTTCACCGCGGGCCTGGACCGCGACTTCGACGCCGACCTGAAACGCAGCACGACGATCGACCGCACCCGCTGGCACCACCGCGCCGTCCGGCAGCGCCTGCGCGAGACGGCGGTACACCCGATCCGCCGGTTCCTGTGA
- a CDS encoding DUF397 domain-containing protein produces the protein MNSGTSELAWFKSSYSGSQGDSCVEVAIAEQAVHVRDSKDVNRPAFAVGREGWGQFVRFASER, from the coding sequence ATGAACAGCGGTACGTCGGAACTCGCCTGGTTCAAGTCCAGCTACAGCGGCAGCCAGGGTGACAGTTGCGTTGAGGTTGCGATCGCCGAACAGGCCGTCCACGTACGGGACTCCAAGGACGTGAACCGCCCGGCCTTCGCCGTCGGCCGCGAGGGCTGGGGCCAGTTCGTACGGTTCGCGTCGGAGCGATGA
- a CDS encoding DUF1918 domain-containing protein, producing MRAQVGDQLVVESTKSGATRRDGEIVGLHHGDGTPPYDVRWSGTEEVSVVVPGPDAHVHHVPHREHEGYGTPREDRGV from the coding sequence ATGCGAGCTCAGGTCGGCGACCAGCTCGTCGTCGAAAGTACCAAGTCGGGCGCGACCCGCCGGGACGGGGAGATCGTGGGGCTCCACCACGGGGACGGCACCCCGCCGTACGACGTGCGGTGGTCGGGCACGGAGGAGGTGTCGGTCGTGGTCCCCGGGCCCGACGCGCACGTCCACCACGTCCCTCACAGGGAGCACGAGGGGTACGGGACGCCGCGCGAGGACCGCGGGGTGTAG
- a CDS encoding DUF397 domain-containing protein encodes MWSGSDLYALDIGGASFTKARGGPCTEGCVTLARIGEDAWALGDSKRPQAQPLRFTTKELDAAGIDPARFGLGA; translated from the coding sequence ATGTGGAGCGGAAGCGACCTGTACGCGCTCGACATCGGCGGGGCCTCGTTCACGAAGGCGCGCGGAGGCCCCTGCACGGAGGGCTGCGTGACGCTCGCGCGGATCGGCGAGGACGCGTGGGCGCTGGGCGACAGCAAGCGGCCGCAGGCGCAGCCGCTGCGGTTCACCACAAAGGAGCTGGACGCCGCCGGTATCGACCCGGCGCGCTTCGGCCTCGGCGCCTGA
- a CDS encoding helix-turn-helix transcriptional regulator translates to MDVVGVEGEAAAGSAGTRAAVPVGDWEREPHPSDSLRTFGAFVQALREHAGLSRADLAARVQYSRHTVESVELGRRMPDEGFVERAEEALGNTGALRRAARHLTRGEAGLAAWFRRWARLEREAVSLCTYECRLVPGLLQSEEYARAVFEGTIPLRTDEELEVQLAARMERQVMMRERPTVPFSFIVEEHVFRRGFGDAEAMRGSVDHVLELTAPRNVTLQMVPVGAGLHACLDGPLQILETSEGRRLGYSEGQQNGRLISDPKEMILLCQRYDTLRSQALNPTESRDLLERLRGEL, encoded by the coding sequence ATGGACGTGGTCGGGGTCGAAGGGGAGGCGGCGGCCGGGAGTGCCGGTACGCGGGCGGCGGTTCCGGTGGGGGACTGGGAACGCGAGCCCCATCCGTCCGACAGCCTGCGGACGTTCGGCGCGTTCGTCCAGGCGCTGCGCGAGCACGCGGGGCTCAGCCGGGCCGACCTCGCCGCCCGGGTCCAGTACTCCAGGCACACGGTCGAGTCGGTGGAGCTGGGGCGCCGGATGCCGGACGAGGGGTTCGTCGAGCGGGCGGAGGAGGCCCTCGGCAACACGGGGGCGCTGCGCAGGGCCGCGCGGCACCTCACGCGGGGTGAGGCGGGGTTGGCGGCGTGGTTCCGGCGGTGGGCGCGGCTGGAGCGGGAGGCGGTGAGTCTTTGCACGTACGAGTGCCGGTTGGTGCCGGGCTTGTTGCAGTCGGAGGAGTACGCCAGGGCCGTGTTCGAGGGCACGATTCCGCTGCGGACGGACGAGGAGCTGGAGGTGCAGCTTGCCGCGCGCATGGAGCGGCAGGTGATGATGCGGGAGCGGCCGACGGTGCCGTTCAGCTTCATCGTCGAGGAGCACGTGTTCCGGCGGGGGTTCGGGGACGCGGAGGCGATGCGCGGGTCGGTGGACCATGTCCTCGAGCTCACCGCTCCGCGCAACGTGACGCTTCAAATGGTGCCGGTGGGGGCTGGGTTGCACGCGTGCCTGGACGGGCCCTTGCAGATCCTGGAGACCTCCGAGGGACGGCGACTCGGGTACTCCGAGGGGCAGCAGAACGGTCGGCTGATCTCCGACCCGAAAGAGATGATTCTGCTCTGCCAACGCTATGACACACTGCGCTCGCAGGCCCTGAACCCGACGGAATCCCGGGACCTGCTGGAGCGACTTCGAGGAGAGCTATGA